The sequence CAATGGGAGTGAAAGGCTTGACTTTGTATCACTTGAAGTCTCATCTTCAGGCATGCCATCCTCATTTCcattttctcatatttatttCACGAAATATATTGCATACTAATTCACAAACTTGGAATTTCTGTTATTTGTGAGCAGAAGTATCGAATGGGGAAACAAGCCATCAAGGAGGTAACAGAAAACTCAAAAGAAGGTATGGAACGAAGCTCTCCTTTTGTCGCTTGTGTATGGTCCGATGACCATCGAACAGTTCAGTGGTAAAACTGTTATGGTATATTTGGTTTTGTTTCCGGTGTTTCTGCAgatatgtttttataaaatgaGTTTTGAAAATGTATTGGGAATAAAGTTTCTGGATAGAGGTTTTACTTCGAGTCACATTGGGTTCGTAAATATGTTCTTTTTTGCATTTGATGTTGTCATTTAATGCCAATCAATTCGTTTGTATTTAATTGATCACAGCATCTTGTGTTGCCGAGACTCAGGATACTGGTTCATCTGCATCAACATCAACAGTGATGCTGTTACAAGAAATAAACGAGTACTATATATACCTACCAAGTTTTTTTCGAGCAAAGCTCCATTGTTTCCGTATAATCGTGAACACTTGTTTTTGGATTTTTACCAGCGGGTACCAGGTAACTGAGGCTTTGCGTGTGCAAATGGAAGTTCAGCGAAGACTGCACGAGCAGCTTGAGGTTTGGATTTTTTCCTATTTGTGTACCCATCCAAATGTGTTATTTGCGTTGGGTTTGATATCAAGCCTGAAAGAGTCAAAAAACTGAGGATGTGGAAGCAGAGCAATTTTCTTAGGGGTAGTTTCGGTTGTTTATCTTCCTTTTTACAAGAAACTTTGAGCTTGCTGAGCGGCAGGATTAGAAGAATTAGAGGATAGAAGTATCTGAACCAGAGCAGAGAGATGAAATTGGCAAACTATTTCCTTCATTTTTGTTTACAAACGGACAATGAATGGACTGAATAAGACTTTGGGATGAAAATTACGCCGGGTTCATGTCGTATTAATATTGCATAAGTTGAAGAAAGCCGGTCCTATGATTCATGTTGCTGATTGCCAGGCCACTTGTACCACATCGGTTGAATAAAATatctgagagttgcatatatggacttggacaatcgtccccccttgagctagcttttggggttgaattaggttcaagtctcaatcttaatttggtatcagagcccaggTTCCACCTTTATGTGTTAGACTATCCATAATTGGGTCATCCGTTCTGCTCATAGTTAGATCATTTGTAAATTTCACGCttcagatgttcattcctgggcgCGAGGGGCTGTGTTAGTTATCCCATATCTTTTGGATAAAATATCTAGGAGTTGCATATATAGACTTGGACAATACTCTTTTGAGCTAGCTTTGGTAAAGGcctagattcgacgactgtcctcactgtaccaagacgagtctttccagcgtgcttatgtcctcactcacacgcaccctaggaaacttcccaggaggtcacccatcccaaaattgcccaaagtcaagcacgcttaactttggagttcttatgtgataagctaccgaaaagaagatgcaccttcgtgatatgagtagtacaaatcaaatcttttaagccctcttcaactgtacagtccattacattaaacagtctcggaatccctctcattcccgtgcgggatcggttcattcatgttccctccacctagaagcctgccaggagccgctcattgtccgtgcaactgatggcaccggcgatcaccccccgccctcttcggccccgggcctcacatgcccagtTTGGTTCAAGATTGCCCCCAAAGCCCGTTCTATGATTCATGTTTATGTTATGGCTGGAAATGAGAGTCCAAATCTAGAAGATAGACCATATAGGTGGGGGTGTTAGCAACATTATATTTATTTCGGTGTGGAGCTGGATGACACTGTCCACTCCCTTGAGAAGCTGACACTACGAAAACCCTCTCTAAACAGCATTCACTCATTATTCGGTGAATACATCACAACTCACCTATAATATGAACCAAAGTCACATTGCTGACAACGATTCAATTCTAACTGTTTCCGAATGGCCAAATCGCCTTTGGGTCCCGCATCGATTCTAAAGAATCAATATTAGGTCATACGGACATCCACAACGGTGGGTATTATCCAAGCCTTGTCATCCAAATATCTTCTCCATTTAAATATTCACCATTGCACACCATTGATTTGTGTGCCACAACAATACAcggttacaaatttgtaaccggatattgtaattttttttatttcttgaaaCAAGCGTGATTGAGACGCACTTGTTTTTTTggtcgagtttttttttttttttgggacgAGATGGGTcgagcttcttttttttttttggttgagcttttttttttgggtcggGTTGGCTTGAGGTGAAAGAGCTTGGGTCGAGACCCCAGATCTTCACCTCGACCCACAGTGTTTTGTGAAGAGCTTGGGTCTTCACAATGTGAAGAGCTTCACCCCGACCCAAGCTCTTCACATTGTGAAGAGGTTGGGTGAGcagtttctttttattttttttttcattttttttattatttattttttttcacttttttattatttattttattatatttattgatgtttatttttttacaaattatttattcaataaatatttgtaataaactttctaattttatattacaataaaaatataatactaaataatagataaaagtaattaaattggtgaaatgattttatttaaatgaaaataaaatattaattaaagagaCAGTGAGACCCATAAATATTTGGTTGGTGTgatatttgattgtgaaatatgagatatttgagtagaaaaatatttgattgatgacGTGGATTAAGGGAccacaaatatttgaaagaaatatCCTCCGTCTACGCCCAAGAATGAAGTCAAACCCGAAAAGCTAGCTTTCTTTACGGTGGAGTCCCCAAGTTTACGAGCCACTCATTTTGTTGTGGAGCCAATGTATGTCATATCACTGTCTGCGAGACACAATGTGTCGAAGACATTGATTGCCTTCAAATCAAGTCAAGACATACATGAAACTTGTGTCCACATTACTACAATGTTTAGCTTGGAAAACAAAGTTAAAGAAACAGTCGGTGGTTGTATCATGCAGTATGCTATATGattacattaaatattttatttcttaatgaATATTTATAAGCATATTAAAGGATAATGCAGTAAAGTTGCTAAATATGTGGTTGCTTATTACTGAACTTCTGACCTTGGTAATCGTTTCTGTCAATTCTCAAATTTCATCAGTGCACCTGATGCGTATGAGTTTTCCTCCTCTGTCCAGGTCCAACGCAGGCTCCAGCTCCGAATAGAAGCACAAGGAAAGTATCTTCAATCGATCCTTGAAAAAGCTTGTAAAGCACTTAATGACCAAGCACTGGCCTCTGCTGGGCTAGAAGCTGCTAGGGACGAGCTGTCTGACCTGGCAATCAAGGTAGCCAATGAATGCAACATTCTGACGAATATACCTCCAGTATCTGACATAACCTTCGATGTGCATGACCAAAACCTGTTGAACCTGCCTGCTCGACTCGGTGATTGTTCTACCAATGGGAGTGTTGTTTCTCCAATGGCTGAAGGTACTGCAGCACTCAAGAAAAGACCGCGGGATATGTTTAGAAATGGGGAGTTGTTACCCTTTGACAGCAGCATGAGGACGGTAGAGTGGATGATGTCGAATATCGGATGAATTGTAGGTTACATGAACCAACCTTCATTTTAATACGTGACGAATATATGATGTTGTTCCCTCTGAGTCTTGACCCCGTTCTTTGTGTCTGAATTCGATTCTGGATCAGCTTTTGTATATCCCCAGTGATGTTCACCTTCGATACGGATTCAAAACTTGGCCAATCCGTGTCGAGGAAAATTCTTTGGACTTCAATATCTCTACTTTATTCACATTcattaaattttcttatttttttaaaaaaaaattcttcatgAGTTAAAAGATACAATGCATCTTCGTTTTATTAAGCGTTCCATGTTATANtaagattaaaaaaaaactcagtaattaacacaaatattttgtaatatctatctattatattttattatatcaaacAAAAATGGGAGACAAAGGTTGTACTGTATCCTCCTCTTGGGCAACTTGTGTATCAGTACCcaacaattttcaatttttgttttactatctatttttataatttttcctaaaatacCCCTCAACCtcctttttaattaaattgatttgtttttaaagacccatcatgcttccgtaaaataaattaaacattttacctttttgaccagaatgccacagggttatatccaccgtattttacaGACTTctcctcacagtccaaccacacaatcgcaaccgatggttaccgacgcagattccttcagcagcacttagcacaaccctaattcgtttcctaccttagggtgtatagtaaaatataaaattttgaaaataatacatgagaggggctaaAGCCAAGatt comes from Primulina huaijiensis isolate GDHJ02 chromosome 2, ASM1229523v2, whole genome shotgun sequence and encodes:
- the LOC140963853 gene encoding protein PHR1-LIKE 3-like produces the protein MYSGMPLHSFAVEGSGGEHQRTALDGTNFPSDACLVLSADPRPRLRWTAELHERFVDAVTQLGGPDKATPKTIMRSMGVKGLTLYHLKSHLQKYRMGKQAIKEVTENSKEASCVAETQDTGSSASTSTVMLLQEINDGYQVTEALRVQMEVQRRLHEQLEVQRRLQLRIEAQGKYLQSILEKACKALNDQALASAGLEAARDELSDLAIKVANECNILTNIPPVSDITFDVHDQNLLNLPARLGDCSTNGSVVSPMAEGTAALKKRPRDMFRNGELLPFDSSMRTVEWMMSNIG